The DNA region GCGCTGTCCGTCTGGTGACCAGTCGGGGTTGGTCTGGCCGTAGCCGCTGACCTCTTCGGTCGGGGAATGTGCTCCGGTGCCATCAGGACGAATCAGGAAGATCTGGTCCCCGCCACTTCCGCCCTGATAGACAATCCATAGGTCGTCGGCGAGAACGACCGTCGGGTCGGAGATCGTCGTCGGCACTGGCGTAGCTGTGGTGGTTGTCGCAACCGCCTGACTTGTCGTGGTCACCGCCACCCGACCCGTAGTCGTCGTGGTTTCGTTGCTCTCAAGGCCTTGAGCCGACGAACACGCGGTGGATGTCAAGGTCAGTACTGCAAGGATGGATAGAGATCCCCGATTCATCTTCTGGCTCCAACGGGCTCACCGACGAAGTCGAAGCCGTTCCGGGCACCCTCGAAGCCGAATGTTCCACGACTAGCCGTCGATAGGGCGGCAGGTCAGCCTTGGACGGAGAACAGCTCCCAGGTGCCGGGGATCCCTTTGAGCGATTGCTCCCCGAGTGAGGTGAAGGCGAGGCCTGATCCGGCCACAAGGTCTTTGACCGTCCGGGAAACGACTACCTCACCGGACCCTGCATAGCCCATGACCCGCGAGGCGAAGTGGACGGCGACTCCACCGATATCGTCGTCGCGCAGTTCGATCTCGCCGGTGTGGAGTCCGGCGCGGATTTCGATGCCGAGATCCCGAGCGGCGCTGGCGATGGCGTGGCCACAACGTATGGCACGGGCCGGGCCATCGAACGTGGCAAGGATGCCGTCTCCGGTTGTCTTAATGAGACGGCCCCGATGATGCTCGATTTGTTTGCGGCAGAGGGTGTCGTGCCGATCGAGCAGGTGTCGCCAGGCTTGATCGCCCATTTCGACGGCCTGGACGGTCGAGTCGACGATGTCGGTGAACAAGACAGTGGATAGGACCCGGGTGATCTCACGCTCGGGCCTTGTCCCGGTGACGAACTCTTCGATTTCGGTGAGAACCGATTCGGAGTCTTCCGTCCAGGGGAGATGATCCTCGCCGTCGAGTTCGACCAATTTGGCCTCAGGGATTCGTGCTGCCATGTATCGGGCCCCTTCGATAGGGGTGGACCTATCTCCGGTGCGGTGAACGATCAAGGTTGGTACGGCGACACTGCTCAAGATGTCCCGGATATCGATTTGGTCGTTCATGACGGCCAGGGCATGGGCGGCGGCCGGACTGGCGGCCGAGCGGGCGTATTTTACGAAGCCGTCGAAGAAGGCCTGGTTGCCGATCATCGAGGGAGCTCGTGATTCGAAACTCACCCCGTCGGGCCAGTGATTCAATACCAGATCGAGGCGCTCTGCTTGAGCTTCGGGACTCGGAGCCCACGGGTAGTCGGCGCGCGTACTCTTGGCTGCGTATCCGCCGTAAAGCATCAGCCCGAGGCTTCTTTCGGGATAGGTGGCCGCGAAGAGGGTGCTGAGCACAGCTCCTTCAGAGTGGCCAAAAAGGTACGCCTCCTCACAGCCCACGGAATCCATCACGGCCCGCACGTCGTCCATTCGTTGTTCCATGGTTGGCAAGTGTTCAATGGAGACCCGGTCGGAGAGGCCGACACCTCGCTTGTCAAACATGATCAGCCGGCTGAACTGGCTTAGCCGATGCAGGAACTGGGCTTGATACGGATCCTCCCACATCATGTCGAGGTGGGAGATCCATCCCGATACGTACACCAGGTCGGGGCCGTTGGCTTCGGACACCTGGTATGCGATGTTGATGTCATCGCTCTTGGCGTACCGCACTGGCGGTGGGTTTGGTGTCTGCAAGGTGGTCCTATGGCTGAGTCGGGCCGATACTACCGAGGCCCATGCCGGGCCGGACCAATGGTCTCCGAAACCCACCGGGTGGAAGGTATCGAGGGGCGCTGGCGATTTGCCATCGGCATCAGGGCTGCAATGAGAATCTCCCGGCAGACTCAGGGAACGTGCAGGCCCTGACTGGCCCGGTTGATCCGGTATCGTGGCCTTTGACCTGGGAGGGCTTGATGGACGACCGGACGAAGATGGCGGGACCAAGAGGAGCGGTGGGATGACCTTTGCCTCAGAAACCTGGGTGGTAACCGGCGCGTCCAGGGGGGTTGGCGCGGCGATTGCCGATGGTCTGTGGGCCCGGGGAGCCCGCTTGGTTCTCAACGCCCGGAAGGCTGCTGCCCTTCAGGCCAAGGCCGATGAGCTTGGCGACCCAGATCGGGTGCGGGTGGTGGCAGGTGACATTGGCTCGGCTGAAACCGCGGTCCATATCGCAGCTGCAGCCGTCGAAC from Acidimicrobiia bacterium includes:
- a CDS encoding adenylate/guanylate cyclase domain-containing protein; the encoded protein is MQTPNPPPVRYAKSDDINIAYQVSEANGPDLVYVSGWISHLDMMWEDPYQAQFLHRLSQFSRLIMFDKRGVGLSDRVSIEHLPTMEQRMDDVRAVMDSVGCEEAYLFGHSEGAVLSTLFAATYPERSLGLMLYGGYAAKSTRADYPWAPSPEAQAERLDLVLNHWPDGVSFESRAPSMIGNQAFFDGFVKYARSAASPAAAHALAVMNDQIDIRDILSSVAVPTLIVHRTGDRSTPIEGARYMAARIPEAKLVELDGEDHLPWTEDSESVLTEIEEFVTGTRPEREITRVLSTVLFTDIVDSTVQAVEMGDQAWRHLLDRHDTLCRKQIEHHRGRLIKTTGDGILATFDGPARAIRCGHAIASAARDLGIEIRAGLHTGEIELRDDDIGGVAVHFASRVMGYAGSGEVVVSRTVKDLVAGSGLAFTSLGEQSLKGIPGTWELFSVQG